One Tachysurus vachellii isolate PV-2020 chromosome 8, HZAU_Pvac_v1, whole genome shotgun sequence genomic window carries:
- the acod1 gene encoding cis-aconitate decarboxylase: protein MIRKSVTESFGTAISSLCTAHLTDGVIRRSKRMMLDTLGVGLRGSSTPVFNVAFQYSKRYEAQQKSSVWGRPGSFLPPYYAAFVNGVAVHSMDFDDTWHPATHPSGAVLPALFALAETLPLKPSGLDLLLAFNVGLEVQGRLMRFSNEAHNIPKRFHPPTVVGVMGSAAATAKLLGLSPSQITAALAIACSSAGAPLANAATQTKPLHLGNAASRGLEASQLALLGLEGNKRILDMESGFSIFYQDYFPHHLAEVSPTSQYKWLLEEQDIAFKRFPAHLGMHWVADAAVNVRNKIHVREPNADLSQIKRIVLRVPSSRYIDCPLPVTEHEARHSYQFNCCSALLDGEVTVDSFSSNMMERKALKDLLLKVHLENPEDNQASFEKMYSEVVVEMANSETHIARCNTFYGHWRKPLSQEHLIRKFMNNALTVLSTDAVDSIVQLIDSLETVTDCSLLWSFMQFHKQISHYHNKWHSSSA, encoded by the exons ATGATACGAAAG AGTGTTACAGAGAGTTTTGGTACAGCCATATCATCTTTGTGTACAGCCCATCTTACTGATGGAGTTATCAGAAGAAGTAAGAGAATGATGCTGGACACTTTGGGGGTCGGATTGCGTGGAAGCAGCACCCCGGTCTTTAATGTGGCTTTCCAGTACAGTAAG AGATACGAAGCACAACAGAAAAGCAGTGTGTGGGGAAGACCAGGGTCATTCCTTCCACCTTATTATGCTGCATTTGTCAATGGGGTTGCG GTGCACTCAATGGATTTTGATGACACCTGGCATCCTGCGACTCACCCATCTGGTGCTGTGCTGCCTGCTCTGTTTGCTTTAGCTGAGACTCTGCCTTTAAAACCTTCAGGCTTGGACCTACTTCTTGCTTTCAATGTGGGACTTGAAGTTCAGGGGAGATTGATGAGGTTTTCAAATGAGGCTCATAACATCCCCAAAAG GTTCCATCCTCCTACAGTTGTTGGAGTTATGGGCAGTGCAGCTGCCACAGCCAAACTGCTGGGTCTGTCGCCATCACAGATCACAGCAGCTCTTGCTATCGCATGCTCATCTGCTGGTGCTCCATTGGCAAATGCTGCTACTCAGACCAAGCCGCTGCACTTGGGAAATGCTGCAAGTAGGGGCCTGGAAGCATCTCAGCTTGCTCTTCTTGGTCTAGAGGGCAACAAGCGCATTCTGGATATGGAGTCAGGATTTAGCATCTTCTACCAGGATTATTTTCCACATCATTTGGCTGAGGTTTCTCCAACTAGCCAGTACAAGTGGCTACTGGAAGAACAGGATATTGCATTTAAGCGCTTTCCTGCCCATCTTGGAATGCACTGGGTAGCTGATGCAGCAGTAAATGTGAGGAACAAAATTCACGTCAGAGAGCCAAATGCTGATCTCAGTCAAATTAAAAGGATTGTGCTGAGAGTCCCTTCATCCAGATACATAGACTGTCCACTCCCAGTGACAGAGCATGAGGCTAGGCACTCGTACCAGTTCAATTGCTGCAGTGCTCTGCTCGATGGCGAGGTCACTGTAGACTCCTTCAGCAGTAACATGATGGAAAGGAAAGCCCTGAAAGACCTCCTCCTCAAGGTTCATCTGGAAAATCCAGAAGATAATCAGGCTAGTTTTGAAAAGATGTACTCTGAAGTTGTGGTGGAGATGGCAAACAGTGAAACACACATAGCACGTTGCAATACATTTTATGGTCACTGGAGAAAACCTCTCAGTCAGGAGCATTTAATAAGAAAATTTATGAATAATGCATTGACTGTGCTGAGCACAGATGCTGTAGATAGTATTGTGCAGCTTATTGACAGCTTGGAGACAGTCACTGACTGTTCTCTCCTTTGGTCATTCATGCAGTTTCATAAGCAAATTTCACACTACCATAATAAATGGCATTCCTCATCTGCTTGA
- the kctd12.1 gene encoding BTB/POZ domain-containing protein KCTD12.1, whose protein sequence is MALVDTQRGITNGADSGSAFSEIIELNVGGQVYVTRRATLIAVPDSLLWGMFWKSTPKDLARDSKGRFFLDRDGFLFRYILDYLRDLNLVLPDYFPEKKRLQREAEFFQLRELCKRLSPKISKDDSVCEESCYQSDSDEMMAHGAAVSGWDASRALSALSVAHSPSTEVKKSGYITIGYRGSYTIGRDIQTDAKFRRVARITVCGKTSLAKEVFGDTLNESRDPDRPPERYTSRYYLKYNFLEQAFDRLNEFGFRMVACSSTGTCAYASNDPGEDKIWTSYTEYVFSRD, encoded by the coding sequence ATGGCTTTGGTAGATACACAGCGTGGAATAACTAACGGTGCAGATTCTGGCTCCGCATTTTCGGAAATTATAGAACTAAATGTTGGTGGCCAGGTTTACGTGACAAGACGCGCAACTTTAATCGCAGTACCAGACTCTCTGTTATGGGGCATGTTCTGGAAGAGCACGCCAAAGGACTTAGCGCGTGATAGCAAAGGGCGCTTCTTTTTGGACCGAGACGGTTTTCTTTTCCGTTACATCCTAGATTACCTGCGGGACCTCAACCTGGTGCTGCCTGATTATTTCCCGGAGAAGAAGCGTTTGCAAAGGGAGGCTGAGTTTTTTCAGCTGCGAGAGCTGTGCAAACGCTTGAGTCCTAAAATAAGCAAGGACGACTCAGTTTGTGAGGAGAGCTGCTATCAGAGCGATTCAGATGAGATGATGGCGCACGGTGCCGCGGTATCCGGTTGGGATGCGTCGCGCGCGCTTTCCGCACTCAGCGTGGCGCACTCGCCCTCGACGGAAGTCAAAAAGTCGGGCTACATAACCATTGGCTACAGGGGCTCGTACACCATCGGGAGGGACATTCAGACCGACGCCAAGTTTAGACGCGTGGCGCGCATCACCGTGTGCGGGAAGACGTCTCTCGCCAAAGAGGTGTTCGGAGACACTCTGAACGAGAGCAGAGACCCGGACAGGCCACCGGAGAGATACACCTCCCGCTATTATCTTAAATACAACTTCCTGGAGCAGGCTTTCGATAGACTCAATGAGTTCGGGTTCCGCATGGTCGCGTGCAGCTCCACAGGAACGTGCGCTTATGCGAGCAACGACCCCGGCGAGGATAAAATCTGGACGAGTTACACCGAGTATGTGTTCTCACGGGACTAA